One Deltaproteobacteria bacterium genomic window, TCCTGAATTTCACGGGGGTACCGCTCCTCTCGCGCGTTCCCGGCGGGCGGGGAGGCACGCGTCGGGAGACTTCACTTACAATGATACCATGGACATGACGACCGCCTGGGTGCCCCCGATGCTGGCGGCGCAGCGGCTCTTCGAGATCTGGCTTTCGGCCCGGAACCGTCGTCGGCTCCTTGCCCGCGGCGGAGTGGAGCTCCGCCCGGAGACGCATCGCACGATGGTCGGCCTCCATGCGCTGTTCCTGGCTTCGCTGACGCTGGAATCGCACCCGTGGAGCGTACCCCTGGATCCCCTGACGTGGGGATGCCTGGCCGCCCTCGCGGCGGTTACGTTCCTGCGGTACTGGGCGATCTTCTCGCTCGGGGAGTTCTGGAGCACGCGGGTCATCGTCGTTCCGGGCGCCCGGGTCGTCCGGTCCGGTCCGTACCGGTTCCTCCGCCACCCGAACTACATGGCCATCGTGCTCGAATTCCTGATCCTCCCGGCCCTGGTGCGCGCCCCCGCCACTCTCGTGCTGTTCTCCGCCGCCAACCTGGCGGTGCTGCGCCAGCGGATCCGGATCGAGGAGGGCGCGTTGATCGGGTGCACGGACTACGCGGACCGGTTCGCCGGTTCATTCGTATTGCGGAATCCGGAGAATGGGTATAATGCCTCCGGGAAGACGGGAATCCACTATCGGGAGGGATCGATCATGGTCGGGACGCCCAGGAAATCGGCCGAAAGCGAGGAGGAATATTTCGCACGCCTGGAGTTCGAGCGGAGGAAGCGGATCGAGGAGGAGAAGCAGAGGAAGATGGCCGCCCAGGAAAAGCAGCGGCAGCGGGATCTGCACTTCATGCACTGCCCCAAGTGCGGCATGGAGCTGATCGAGGTGGACTACAAGACCCTGAAGGTCGACCGCTGCTCCTCGTGCGACGGGGTCTGGATGGACGCGGGGGAGCTGGAGGCCGCGGTGGAGCTCGAGAAGGGGTTGCTGGGGCGGATCTTCGGGCTGTGACCGGCTCCGCGGTCAGCGGAGCCGTCTCAGGTAGATGAGCTTGTCGTCGCCCATCGCGTAGTAGTCGGGAAGCGTGGCGGCGAGAGTGCATCCGGCCTTGTCGTAGAATACCCGCGTGGAGCCGTAGCTCTCCTGCGACGACGTTTCGATCACCAGGAGGTACCCCCCGCGTTTGAGGACCTCCTCCTCGACGAACGACAGGATGGTCCTGCCGTACCCTTTCCCCATCCGGTCCGCCCGCGTGGCGATCCAGTACAGGTCGAAGGTCCCCGCGGTCATGGTGTTCTTTCCGAAGCAGGCGTACGCGGCCACCGTGCCGTCCTCCTCGGCCAGGACGTACGGGTGGTAATCCTCCTGCTCCTTCTTCGTCAGGGCGATGTCGACCAGCTCCATCGCCACGTCCACCTCGAACGGCTTGAATGCGCGGGTCCCGGCGATCAGCGCCCGGATCGCCTCGCGGTCCCCGGGCTCGATGGGGCGGATGCGCGTCACCTGGGGCCCAGCGCGATGCCCAGCCGGAGGATCTCGCCGACGAGCTCCGGGTAGGAGAGGCCGTTGGTCCGGGCGGCCCGCGCCATTCCCGCGTCGGGGGAGATGTCGGGGTTGGGGTTCACCTCGAGGACGAACAGGTCGCCCCGGTCGTTCATCCGGAAGTCGACGCGGGCGTAGCCGGTCAGACGGAAGATGCGGGCGCACGCGAGGGCGGTCCCCGACAGCCGCGAGAGCAGCTCGGGCGGCGCCTCCGCGGGGCACACCGGCGCGATCTCCGCGTAGGACGGGTGGGTCGAATCCCACTTCGACTCGTAGGTGCACAGGTGCCACCGCGGGTTCCGGTACACCAGCTCCGCGGGCGGGAGCGCCCGGTGCGGGTCCGCCGCCGTCCCGTTCCCGAGCACTCCGACGTTGAATTCCCGCCCGCCGGCGTACTCCTCCGCGAGGGCGTCCTGGCGGAACACCTCCTTGAGCCACCGGACCTGCCGGCGAAGGCCGGCCAGGTCCCGCACGAAGCTGTCCTCGGTGATCCCGGCGGAGCCGTCCTCGTTGGCGGGCTTGACGACCAGCGGGTACGGGATCTCCGGGTCCCCGTCCGGATCGGCGGAGAAGAGCCGGAATCGCGGGGTGGGGATGCCGTTGGCGGCCAGCAGCTGCTTGGTGAGCGCCTTGCTGTTGCAGATCCCCAACGTGAGCGGGCCGTTCCCGGTGTACGGAATGCGGAGCAGCTCGAGGAGCGCGCAGGCGTGGAGCTCCTTCTCCGGCGACAGGTACGGGCATTCGCTCAGGTTGAACACCGCGTCCGGACCCGACGCGCGAAGCGAGGAGACCAGCTCCCCGGCGTCCTTGCCGAAGGTGTGCGGCCATGCGTCGTGACCGCGCGCGGCCAGCGCGTCGGCGACCGCCTTCGCGCTCACCGCCAGGTCCATGTCCTCGCGGATCTCCTCCTTCACGTCCTTGATCGACTCGAACACGGAGGTGTAGAGGACGGCGATGCGCGCGCCCGTCACGGCCACGGGAGTCAAGCGGCCGTCCTGCCGAGGCGGGACAGCGCGTGGGAGAGGATCTCCGAGACGAGGGAGAGATAGGGGAGTCCCATCCGCTCCGCCATGATCGGAAGGTCGCCGTACCCGGGGGAGAGCCCGGGGAGCGGGTTGCACTCGATGAACTGCGGCGTGCCGGACGCGTCGAGCCGGAAGTCGATCCGCGAGAAGTCGAGGCACCCGAGGGCCCGGTAGATCCCCAGCGCGCACCGCTCGATCTCCCCGAGGGTCTTCCCGGGCAGATCCGGAGGAACGCGGTACGACACCCGGTTCTCCCAGTCCCGCTTCACCTCGAGGGAGTAGACGAACTCGGACGTGGGAACCGATTTCGGCACGATCTCCATCATCCCGGCCACGCGCGGCGGGTCGTTCCCGAGCACCCCCACCGTGACCTCCGCCCCCGGAACGAACGCCTCCACCAGCGCTTCCTGCCGGTACGTCTCCGTCACGAACCGGACCATGTCGCGCGCCTCCTCCAAGGTGGTGGCGCGGGATTTGAGGCGGACCCCCTTGCTCGACCCTTCGAAGGCGGGCTTGACGATGACCGGGCAGGGGAACGGCAGCGTCGTGAATTCGGCGGCCGAACGGAACGCGCGGAAGGCGGGGGTCGGGAACCCCTCCTGCAGGACCAGCTTCTTGGCGACCGGCTTGTCGAGGGTGACCGACAGCGTCAGCGGATCCGAGCCGACGTACGGGATGCGGAGCATCTCGAGGAGCGCGGGCACGTGCGCCTCGCGGCAGCGGCCCCCCTCCCCTTCCGCGATGTTGAAGACGATGTCGGGGGCCGCCTCCCGCACCGCGTCCACGAACGCCGCCCCCGCGGGGAGGCGGCGGACGTCGTGGCCAAGCCGGGAGAGGGCGTCGCAGATGTGGCCCACCGTCGCCTCGGAATCGTACTCCTCGAAGGCGTCTTCGGGCAGGTGATCGGGGTGGGCGGCCGGCTTTACGTTGTAGGCGAGGCCGACTCGCACCGGCGCTTTCTCCTGGCCATCCGCTCGTTCCCCGCGGGGATGAGCGCCCGGACCTCCCCCGTC contains:
- a CDS encoding zf-TFIIB domain-containing protein, translated to MDMTTAWVPPMLAAQRLFEIWLSARNRRRLLARGGVELRPETHRTMVGLHALFLASLTLESHPWSVPLDPLTWGCLAALAAVTFLRYWAIFSLGEFWSTRVIVVPGARVVRSGPYRFLRHPNYMAIVLEFLILPALVRAPATLVLFSAANLAVLRQRIRIEEGALIGCTDYADRFAGSFVLRNPENGYNASGKTGIHYREGSIMVGTPRKSAESEEEYFARLEFERRKRIEEEKQRKMAAQEKQRQRDLHFMHCPKCGMELIEVDYKTLKVDRCSSCDGVWMDAGELEAAVELEKGLLGRIFGL
- a CDS encoding GNAT family N-acetyltransferase; translated protein: MTRIRPIEPGDREAIRALIAGTRAFKPFEVDVAMELVDIALTKKEQEDYHPYVLAEEDGTVAAYACFGKNTMTAGTFDLYWIATRADRMGKGYGRTILSFVEEEVLKRGGYLLVIETSSQESYGSTRVFYDKAGCTLAATLPDYYAMGDDKLIYLRRLR
- a CDS encoding D-alanine--D-alanine ligase — protein: MTPVAVTGARIAVLYTSVFESIKDVKEEIREDMDLAVSAKAVADALAARGHDAWPHTFGKDAGELVSSLRASGPDAVFNLSECPYLSPEKELHACALLELLRIPYTGNGPLTLGICNSKALTKQLLAANGIPTPRFRLFSADPDGDPEIPYPLVVKPANEDGSAGITEDSFVRDLAGLRRQVRWLKEVFRQDALAEEYAGGREFNVGVLGNGTAADPHRALPPAELVYRNPRWHLCTYESKWDSTHPSYAEIAPVCPAEAPPELLSRLSGTALACARIFRLTGYARVDFRMNDRGDLFVLEVNPNPDISPDAGMARAARTNGLSYPELVGEILRLGIALGPR
- a CDS encoding ATP-grasp domain-containing protein — its product is MRVGLAYNVKPAAHPDHLPEDAFEEYDSEATVGHICDALSRLGHDVRRLPAGAAFVDAVREAAPDIVFNIAEGEGGRCREAHVPALLEMLRIPYVGSDPLTLSVTLDKPVAKKLVLQEGFPTPAFRAFRSAAEFTTLPFPCPVIVKPAFEGSSKGVRLKSRATTLEEARDMVRFVTETYRQEALVEAFVPGAEVTVGVLGNDPPRVAGMMEIVPKSVPTSEFVYSLEVKRDWENRVSYRVPPDLPGKTLGEIERCALGIYRALGCLDFSRIDFRLDASGTPQFIECNPLPGLSPGYGDLPIMAERMGLPYLSLVSEILSHALSRLGRTAA